One genomic segment of Amycolatopsis sp. WQ 127309 includes these proteins:
- a CDS encoding NAD(P)/FAD-dependent oxidoreductase, with amino-acid sequence MNTTTSSTTATTKIAIVGAGLGGLACARVLQLHGHTVTVFEQEASADARPQGGTLDMHGDTGQVALRTAGLHETWRALARPEGQQMRAVDPHTTNVLVDEIPAEDDEFKPEIDRGQLRGLLLDSLSPGTVRWGRATDDVTLLPDGTARLRFADGTTEDFDLVIGADGAWSRVRRALTGVRPEYSGVAFVEFGLDDADRRHAALAALTGQGTMVAKTGGNAIFAQRNSNGHIRGYAVFHAPEDWHAGFAFADTNAVRATLLQRYAGWHPELLGFLRDNDGAFTHRPLYVLPVPHAWTSTPGLTLLGDAAHLMPPLGVGANLAMLDGTELATALATSPTVGEAVRTYEARMLPRSIETAKACQEGLVHLLSDGIRTAAA; translated from the coding sequence ATGAACACCACCACCAGCAGCACCACTGCCACCACCAAGATCGCGATCGTCGGCGCCGGCCTCGGCGGACTCGCCTGCGCTCGCGTCCTGCAGCTGCACGGCCACACCGTCACCGTCTTCGAGCAGGAGGCCTCGGCCGACGCGCGACCCCAGGGCGGCACGCTCGACATGCACGGCGACACCGGCCAGGTCGCCCTCCGCACGGCCGGCCTGCACGAGACGTGGCGTGCACTCGCCCGGCCCGAAGGCCAGCAGATGCGCGCGGTCGACCCGCACACCACGAACGTCCTCGTGGACGAAATCCCCGCCGAGGACGACGAGTTCAAGCCCGAGATCGACCGCGGCCAGCTCCGCGGCCTCCTGCTGGACTCCCTCTCCCCCGGCACCGTCCGCTGGGGCCGCGCCACCGACGACGTCACGCTGCTGCCGGACGGCACCGCCCGGCTGCGCTTCGCCGACGGCACCACCGAGGACTTCGACCTGGTCATCGGCGCCGATGGCGCGTGGTCCCGCGTCCGCCGCGCCCTGACCGGCGTCCGGCCGGAGTACAGCGGCGTCGCGTTCGTCGAGTTCGGGCTCGACGACGCCGACCGCCGGCACGCCGCGCTGGCCGCGTTGACCGGCCAGGGCACGATGGTGGCGAAGACCGGCGGGAACGCGATCTTCGCCCAGCGCAACAGCAACGGCCACATCCGCGGGTACGCCGTGTTCCACGCGCCGGAGGACTGGCACGCCGGCTTCGCCTTCGCCGACACGAACGCGGTGCGCGCGACGCTGCTGCAGCGCTACGCCGGCTGGCACCCGGAGCTGCTCGGGTTCCTGCGCGACAACGACGGCGCGTTCACGCACCGGCCGTTGTACGTGCTGCCGGTGCCGCACGCCTGGACGTCGACGCCCGGCCTCACCCTGCTCGGCGACGCCGCGCACCTGATGCCGCCGCTCGGGGTCGGCGCGAATCTCGCGATGCTGGACGGCACCGAGCTCGCGACCGCGCTGGCGACGTCGCCGACCGTCGGCGAAGCCGTCCGGACCTACGAGGCGCGGATGCTGCCGCGCTCGATCGAGACGGCGAAGGCCTGCCAGGAGGGGCTCGTCCACCTTCTGAGTGACGGCATCCGGACGGCAGCGGCCTGA
- a CDS encoding TetR/AcrR family transcriptional regulator: MTEVIGRRERKKAQTRKALADAALELFLERGFDQVGVKEVADAADVSVTTLFKHFPSKEALVFDQEADIETALVDAVRGRPPAHTIVDALRKHILVDVAAAPGDAFLRLTESTPALREYGRRMWMRHETALARAIAAESGAPENDVACAALARFALASRDLIAGHENPRRAAEEIFARLERGWRTE, from the coding sequence ATGACGGAAGTGATCGGGCGCCGTGAGCGCAAGAAGGCGCAGACCCGCAAGGCACTGGCCGACGCGGCGCTCGAACTGTTCCTCGAGCGCGGCTTCGACCAGGTCGGGGTGAAGGAGGTCGCGGACGCCGCCGACGTCTCCGTGACGACGCTCTTCAAGCACTTCCCCAGCAAGGAAGCCCTGGTGTTCGACCAGGAGGCCGACATCGAGACGGCGCTGGTCGACGCGGTCCGCGGCCGGCCGCCGGCGCACACGATCGTGGACGCGCTGCGCAAGCACATCCTGGTCGACGTGGCCGCCGCCCCGGGCGACGCGTTCCTCCGCCTCACGGAGAGCACCCCGGCCCTGCGCGAGTACGGCAGGCGGATGTGGATGCGCCACGAGACGGCGCTGGCCCGCGCGATCGCGGCGGAGTCGGGCGCCCCGGAGAACGACGTGGCGTGCGCGGCACTGGCCCGCTTCGCGCTGGCATCGCGGGACTTGATCGCGGGCCACGAGAACCCCCGCCGGGCGGCAGAGGAGATCTTCGCCCGCCTGGAACGCGGCTGGCGGACGGAGTGA
- the pgl gene encoding 6-phosphogluconolactonase: protein MSKTEVVVHANQDLLAAAAAARLVTRLVDVQAAKGSASLVLTGGGTGIAVLTELRNSSARDAIDWSRLDIYWGDERFVPADSDERNEKQAREALLDHVPLDPKRVHAVAASDGEFGDDPDAAAEAYARVLADNAGPDEGDVPTFDIMLLGLGGEGHTASVFPESPAVYEKERSVVAVRNCPKPPPTRVSLTLPAIRRAQDVWLMTAGEAKADAVALALSGADEAQLPVAGARGHRRTLWLLDRTAAGKLTKVDQPPTA from the coding sequence ATGAGCAAGACCGAGGTCGTCGTCCACGCGAACCAGGACCTGCTGGCCGCCGCCGCGGCGGCCCGGCTGGTCACGCGGCTCGTGGACGTCCAGGCGGCCAAGGGCTCGGCGTCGCTGGTGCTCACCGGCGGCGGCACCGGCATCGCGGTGCTGACCGAGCTGCGAAACTCGAGCGCGCGCGACGCGATCGACTGGTCACGCCTGGACATCTACTGGGGCGACGAGCGGTTCGTCCCGGCCGACTCGGACGAGCGGAACGAGAAGCAGGCCCGCGAGGCCCTGCTGGACCACGTCCCGCTCGACCCGAAGCGGGTCCACGCGGTAGCGGCATCGGACGGCGAGTTCGGCGACGACCCGGACGCCGCCGCCGAGGCGTACGCGCGGGTGCTGGCGGACAACGCGGGCCCGGACGAGGGTGACGTCCCGACGTTCGACATCATGCTGCTCGGCCTGGGCGGCGAGGGCCACACCGCATCGGTGTTCCCGGAGTCCCCGGCGGTGTACGAGAAGGAGCGTTCGGTGGTGGCGGTGCGCAACTGCCCCAAACCCCCGCCGACGCGCGTTTCCCTGACGCTGCCGGCAATCCGCCGAGCCCAGGACGTCTGGCTGATGACAGCGGGCGAAGCCAAGGCCGACGCGGTAGCGCTGGCACTGTCGGGAGCGGACGAAGCCCAGCTCCCGGTAGCGGGCGCCCGAGGACACCGACGGACGCTCTGGCTACTGGACCGCACGGCGGCGGGCAAGCTCACGAAGGTGGACCAACCACCGACGGCTTGA
- the opcA gene encoding glucose-6-phosphate dehydrogenase assembly protein OpcA, whose product MIIDLPSTTTSLLNKKLVEIREQGGQVALGRVLTLVIVADDDSHLEAAIEAANGASREHPSRVIVVAKGARTASPRIDGQIRVGGDAGASEVIVLRLYGPLAAQGQSAVVPLLLPDAPIVCWWPGAGPKDPDKDPLGELAQRRITDSAAEKSPVKSLTTRAKAYTAGDTDLAWTRLTHWRAQLVSALDLPPYEKITAATVTGEADSPSTELLAAWLAEYLKVPVKRVKSSGAAGITSVTLERRSGAVELHRPDGRVGTLTQPGQPTRRIALQRRSTQDCLVEELRRLDPDEVYEAALHGLGKITSGTNGKTGAPAKADVTSPAAAGAGASPDPAPAPAKPKAPAKAGANGKKSAS is encoded by the coding sequence GTGATCATCGACCTGCCGTCCACCACGACTTCGCTGCTCAACAAGAAGCTGGTGGAGATCCGCGAACAAGGCGGGCAAGTAGCGCTCGGCCGGGTGCTCACGCTGGTCATCGTGGCCGACGACGACAGCCACCTCGAAGCGGCGATCGAAGCGGCCAACGGCGCGAGCCGCGAGCACCCGTCACGGGTGATCGTGGTCGCCAAGGGCGCGCGCACCGCGTCGCCGCGCATCGACGGCCAGATCCGCGTCGGCGGCGACGCCGGCGCGAGCGAGGTCATCGTGCTGCGGCTCTACGGCCCGCTGGCCGCCCAGGGCCAGAGCGCGGTCGTCCCGCTGCTGCTGCCGGACGCGCCGATCGTCTGCTGGTGGCCCGGCGCCGGCCCGAAGGACCCGGACAAGGACCCGCTCGGCGAGCTGGCCCAGCGCCGGATCACCGACTCGGCCGCGGAGAAGAGCCCCGTCAAGTCGCTGACCACGCGGGCGAAGGCGTACACCGCGGGTGACACGGACCTGGCCTGGACGCGGCTGACGCACTGGCGCGCCCAGCTCGTTTCCGCGCTGGACCTGCCGCCGTACGAGAAGATCACCGCCGCGACGGTGACCGGCGAGGCCGACTCGCCGTCGACCGAGCTGCTGGCCGCGTGGCTGGCCGAGTACCTGAAGGTGCCGGTCAAGCGGGTCAAGAGCTCGGGCGCGGCCGGGATCACCTCGGTCACCCTGGAGCGGCGGTCGGGCGCGGTGGAGCTGCACCGGCCGGACGGGCGCGTCGGCACGCTGACCCAGCCGGGCCAGCCGACCCGGCGGATCGCCCTGCAGCGGCGCAGCACGCAGGACTGCCTGGTCGAGGAGCTGCGGCGGCTCGACCCGGACGAGGTCTACGAGGCGGCGCTGCACGGCCTGGGCAAGATCACGTCCGGCACGAACGGCAAGACGGGCGCGCCGGCCAAGGCGGACGTCACCTCGCCGGCCGCGGCGGGCGCTGGTGCTTCGCCGGATCCTGCGCCTGCACCGGCTAAGCCCAAGGCTCCGGCCAAGGCGGGTGCCAACGGCAAGAAGAGCGCTTCATGA
- the zwf gene encoding glucose-6-phosphate dehydrogenase has product MTWSNPLRDERDKRLPRIAGPSSLVIFGVTGDLARKKLMPAIYDLANRGLLPAGFSLVGFARRDWEHQDFGELVHDSVKAHARTPFKESVWNRLAEGIRFVQGTFDDDDAFDRLAQTVKDLDKERGTGGNTAFYLSIPPGAFPVVTKQLARSGLANADENTWRRVVIEKPFGHDLKSAEELNAIVNDVFPEESVFRIDHYLGKETVQNILALRFANQLFEPIWNANYVDHVQITMAEDIGLGGRAGYYDGIGAARDVIQNHLLQLLAFTAMEEPLSFDPRALRAEKIKVLSGTHPIGPLGKTTARGQYAGGWQGGTKVPGLLQEEGFAKDSKTETFAAVTLEVQSRRWAGVPFYLRTGKRLGRRVTEIAVVFKRAPHLPFDSTSTEELGQNALVIRVQPDEGITLRFGSKVPGTTMEVRDVTMDFGYGHAFTESSPEAYERLILDVLLGEPSLFPVNEEVELSWKILDPVIEHWAKEGAPEQYPPGTWGPPSADEMLERTGRKWRRP; this is encoded by the coding sequence ATGACCTGGAGCAACCCGCTGCGGGACGAGCGGGACAAGCGGCTCCCGCGCATCGCCGGGCCGTCCAGCCTGGTGATCTTCGGGGTCACCGGCGACCTGGCCCGCAAGAAGCTGATGCCCGCCATCTACGACCTGGCCAACCGCGGGCTGCTGCCCGCCGGCTTCTCGCTCGTCGGGTTCGCCCGCCGCGACTGGGAGCACCAGGACTTCGGCGAGCTCGTGCACGACTCGGTCAAGGCGCACGCGCGCACGCCGTTCAAGGAGTCGGTCTGGAACCGGCTCGCCGAGGGCATCCGGTTCGTGCAGGGCACCTTCGACGACGACGACGCCTTCGACCGGCTCGCGCAGACGGTCAAGGACCTCGACAAGGAACGCGGCACCGGCGGCAACACGGCGTTCTACCTGTCGATCCCGCCCGGCGCGTTCCCGGTGGTGACCAAGCAGCTGGCCCGCTCCGGGCTGGCCAACGCGGACGAGAACACCTGGCGCCGCGTCGTCATCGAGAAGCCGTTCGGCCACGACCTGAAGAGCGCCGAAGAGCTCAACGCGATCGTCAACGACGTCTTCCCCGAGGAGTCGGTGTTCCGCATCGACCACTACCTCGGCAAGGAGACGGTCCAGAACATCCTGGCGCTGCGCTTCGCGAACCAGCTGTTCGAGCCGATCTGGAACGCCAACTACGTCGACCACGTGCAGATCACCATGGCCGAGGACATCGGCCTCGGCGGCCGCGCGGGGTACTACGACGGCATCGGCGCGGCCCGCGACGTCATCCAGAACCACCTGCTGCAGCTGCTCGCCTTCACCGCGATGGAGGAGCCGCTGTCGTTCGACCCGCGGGCCCTGCGCGCGGAGAAGATCAAGGTGCTCTCGGGTACCCACCCGATCGGGCCGCTGGGCAAGACCACCGCGCGCGGCCAGTACGCGGGCGGCTGGCAGGGCGGCACGAAGGTGCCCGGCCTGCTGCAGGAAGAGGGCTTCGCGAAGGACTCGAAGACCGAGACCTTCGCCGCGGTGACCCTCGAAGTGCAGAGCCGCCGGTGGGCCGGGGTGCCGTTCTACCTGCGCACCGGCAAGCGGCTCGGCCGTCGCGTCACCGAGATCGCCGTGGTGTTCAAGCGGGCGCCGCACCTGCCGTTCGATTCGACGTCGACCGAGGAGCTGGGGCAGAACGCCCTGGTCATCCGGGTCCAGCCGGACGAGGGCATCACGCTGCGGTTCGGCTCGAAGGTGCCGGGGACCACGATGGAGGTCCGCGACGTCACCATGGACTTCGGGTACGGGCACGCCTTCACCGAGTCCTCCCCCGAGGCCTACGAGCGCCTGATCCTCGACGTCCTGCTCGGCGAGCCGTCGCTGTTCCCGGTCAACGAAGAGGTCGAGCTGTCCTGGAAGATCCTCGACCCGGTCATCGAGCACTGGGCCAAGGAGGGGGCGCCGGAGCAGTACCCGCCGGGCACCTGGGGCCCGCCGTCCGCCGACGAAATGCTGGAGCGCACCGGCCGGAAATGGAGGCGCCCGTGA
- a CDS encoding glucose-6-phosphate isomerase — translation MTTGEKTGVEIVDAELAERAAPLAERLVADQAASKLAAKDATLWGPDAESEASIRLSWTTLHKSSRPLIGEIEALRTELRSEGVDRVVLAGMGGSSLAPELITGTDDVALTVLDTTDPGQVADALAGDLERTVIVVSSKSGGTVETDSHRRIFAKAFTDAGIDAARRIVVVTDPGSPFQALSEKEGYRKTFLADPHVGGRYSALTAFGLVPAGLAGADVARLLDQAASAAEELASDSVDNPAVKLAAAWAAAHEQGAEKVVLADSGSGIKGFPDWAEQLIAESTGKEGTGLLPVAVEGTEAPGFADAKADATAVSVGSPKGAAKIGVTGSLGAQLLLWEFATALAGRLLGINPFDQPDVETAKKAARALLDDPEKLKGGETASTVDGPVEIFGSEGVSTDGKLVDVLRAFFASAPDAGYVAVQAYLDRLDDASTALLRGEIAQRTGLQTTFGWGPRFLHSTGQYHKGGHQNGVFLQLTGAVERDLDVPDRPYTLGQLQHAQALGDGQVLAEHGRPVLRLHLTDRAAGLAAVVRAVQEVAVQEGEA, via the coding sequence ATGACGACAGGGGAAAAGACCGGCGTCGAGATCGTGGACGCCGAACTGGCGGAGCGCGCCGCGCCGCTGGCCGAGCGGCTGGTCGCCGACCAGGCCGCGTCGAAGCTGGCCGCGAAGGACGCCACGCTCTGGGGACCGGACGCCGAATCCGAAGCGTCGATCCGGCTGTCGTGGACGACGCTGCACAAGTCGTCCCGGCCGCTGATCGGCGAGATCGAGGCGCTGCGCACCGAACTGCGGTCCGAGGGCGTCGACCGCGTGGTGCTCGCCGGCATGGGCGGCTCGTCGCTCGCGCCGGAGCTGATCACCGGGACCGACGACGTCGCGCTGACCGTGCTCGACACGACCGACCCGGGCCAGGTCGCCGACGCGCTCGCCGGTGACCTCGAGCGCACGGTGATCGTGGTGTCGTCGAAGTCGGGCGGCACCGTCGAGACCGACAGCCACCGGCGGATCTTCGCGAAGGCGTTCACCGACGCGGGGATCGACGCCGCGCGGCGGATCGTGGTCGTCACCGACCCGGGCTCGCCGTTCCAGGCACTGTCCGAAAAGGAGGGTTACCGCAAGACCTTCCTCGCCGACCCGCACGTCGGCGGCCGCTACTCCGCGCTGACCGCGTTCGGGCTCGTCCCGGCCGGGCTGGCCGGCGCGGACGTCGCGCGGCTGCTCGACCAGGCCGCTTCGGCGGCCGAAGAGCTGGCTTCGGACTCGGTGGACAACCCGGCGGTCAAGCTGGCCGCCGCGTGGGCCGCCGCGCACGAGCAGGGCGCCGAGAAGGTCGTGCTGGCCGACTCCGGTTCCGGTATCAAGGGGTTCCCGGACTGGGCCGAGCAGCTGATCGCCGAGTCCACCGGCAAGGAGGGCACCGGCCTGCTGCCGGTCGCGGTCGAAGGCACGGAGGCACCCGGCTTCGCCGACGCGAAGGCCGACGCCACCGCGGTCTCCGTCGGCAGCCCGAAGGGCGCGGCGAAGATCGGCGTCACCGGCTCGCTCGGCGCGCAGCTGCTGCTCTGGGAGTTCGCCACCGCGCTCGCCGGGCGGCTGCTCGGGATCAACCCGTTCGACCAGCCCGACGTCGAGACCGCGAAGAAGGCGGCGCGCGCGCTGCTGGACGACCCGGAGAAGCTCAAGGGCGGCGAGACGGCGTCCACTGTGGACGGACCGGTCGAGATCTTCGGCAGCGAAGGCGTTTCGACCGACGGGAAGCTCGTCGACGTGCTCCGCGCGTTCTTCGCTTCCGCGCCGGACGCCGGCTACGTCGCGGTGCAGGCCTACCTGGACCGGCTCGACGACGCGTCGACGGCGCTGCTGCGCGGCGAGATCGCCCAGCGCACCGGCCTGCAGACCACGTTCGGCTGGGGTCCCCGGTTCCTGCACTCCACCGGGCAGTACCACAAGGGCGGCCATCAGAACGGCGTCTTCCTGCAGCTCACCGGCGCGGTGGAGCGGGACCTCGACGTGCCGGACCGGCCGTACACGCTGGGGCAGCTGCAGCACGCCCAGGCCCTGGGCGACGGGCAGGTGCTCGCCGAGCACGGCCGCCCGGTGCTGCGCCTGCACCTGACCGACCGCGCCGCGGGCCTCGCGGCCGTTGTCCGCGCGGTGCAGGAGGTCGCGGTTCAGGAGGGGGAAGCATGA
- the tal gene encoding transaldolase, giving the protein MSNDKLAQLSEAGVSIWLDDLSRERLNTGNLADLIRDKHVVGVTTNPTIFANAMSKGDAYDERTKELAAQGADVEATIRDLTTTDVRNAADLFRDVYAATNGVDGRVSIEVDPRLAKDTDKTVAEAKDLWKTVDRPNALIKIPATEEGLPAITATLAEGISVNVTLIFSVERYKKVIEAYFAGLEQAKANGHDLRGIHSVASFFVSRVDTEIDKRLDAIGTDEAKALRGKAAVANARLAYVAFEELFATDRWKALAADGAHAQRPLWASTGVKNPDYSPTLYVDDLVVKDSVNTMPEKTLDAVAEHADLQGDRVSGHGKDAQQVFDQLEAVGIDITDVFLVLENEGVEKFEKSWTELLDTVTGQLEKAKG; this is encoded by the coding sequence ATGAGCAACGACAAGCTCGCGCAGCTGTCCGAAGCCGGCGTATCGATCTGGCTCGACGACCTCTCGCGGGAACGCCTGAACACCGGCAACCTCGCCGACCTGATCCGCGACAAGCACGTCGTCGGCGTGACGACCAACCCGACGATCTTCGCCAACGCGATGTCGAAGGGTGACGCCTACGACGAGCGGACGAAGGAGCTCGCCGCCCAGGGCGCCGACGTCGAGGCGACGATCCGGGACCTGACCACGACCGACGTGCGCAACGCCGCGGACCTGTTCCGCGACGTCTACGCCGCCACGAACGGCGTCGACGGCCGCGTCTCGATCGAGGTCGACCCGCGCCTGGCCAAGGACACCGACAAGACGGTGGCCGAGGCCAAGGACCTGTGGAAGACCGTCGACCGGCCGAACGCGCTGATCAAGATCCCGGCCACCGAAGAGGGCCTGCCGGCGATCACCGCCACGCTCGCCGAGGGCATCAGCGTCAACGTCACGCTGATCTTCTCCGTCGAGCGCTACAAGAAGGTCATCGAGGCCTACTTCGCCGGGCTGGAGCAGGCGAAGGCCAACGGCCACGACCTGCGCGGCATCCACTCGGTGGCGTCCTTCTTCGTGTCCCGGGTGGACACCGAGATCGACAAGCGGCTCGACGCGATCGGCACCGACGAGGCCAAGGCCCTGCGCGGCAAGGCGGCCGTCGCCAACGCCCGGCTCGCCTACGTCGCGTTCGAGGAGCTGTTCGCGACGGACCGCTGGAAGGCCCTCGCGGCCGACGGCGCGCACGCGCAGCGCCCGCTGTGGGCCTCGACCGGCGTCAAGAACCCGGACTACTCCCCGACTCTCTACGTCGACGACCTGGTGGTCAAGGACAGCGTCAACACGATGCCGGAGAAGACCCTCGACGCCGTCGCCGAGCACGCCGACCTCCAGGGCGACCGGGTGTCCGGCCACGGCAAGGACGCGCAGCAGGTCTTCGACCAGCTCGAGGCCGTCGGCATCGACATCACCGACGTGTTCCTGGTGCTGGAGAACGAAGGCGTCGAGAAGTTCGAGAAGTCCTGGACCGAACTGCTCGACACCGTCACCGGCCAGCTGGAAAAGGCGAAGGGCTGA
- the tkt gene encoding transketolase: protein MSETAPTSENNPLLRRNTPADWTDTDTRAVDTVRVLAADAVENCGSGHPGTAMSLAPLAYTLFQRTLRHDPNDQNWPGRDRFVLSAGHSSLTLYIQLYLAGYGLELEDLKQLRKWGSKTPGHPEYRHTDGVETTTGPLGQGLANAVGMAMAARRERGLLDPDAAPGESIFDHFIYSIASDGDIEEGVTAEASSIAGRQELGNLIVFWDDNKISIEDDTNIALSEDTVARYEAYGWHTQFVEGGEDVVALEEAIKNAKAETGKPSFIAVRTVIGYPAPKKMGTGKAHGAALGAEEVAEVKKILGFDPEQSFQVEDDVIKHTRQALERGKAAHAEWQEKFAAWGEANPERKKIADRMSTRTLPEGFADNLPKWEPDAKGVATRKASGEVLNALAEPLPELWGGSADLAESNNTTMKGADSFGPEKASTDMWKTSPYGRTLHFGIREHAMGSILNGIALHGGTRPYGATFLIFSDYMRPPVRLAALMKAPVTYVWTHDSIGLGEDGPTHQPIEQLSALRAIPGLNVVRPADANETAYAWKAVLEDIHHPSGLALTRQNVPVLEGTSAEGVAKGGYVLADSDGTPDVVLIGTGSEVQLAVEAKKVLEADGVKARVVSMPCVEWFDAQDAAYRESVIPAGVKARVSVEAGIAQSWHRFTGDAGVNVSIEHFGASADAGTLFREFGFTTEAVVDAARRSIANTKN from the coding sequence GTGTCCGAAACCGCCCCTACCAGCGAGAACAACCCACTCCTGCGGCGCAACACGCCCGCCGACTGGACCGACACCGACACCCGCGCCGTGGACACCGTCCGGGTACTCGCCGCGGACGCGGTCGAGAACTGTGGCAGCGGCCACCCCGGTACCGCGATGAGCCTGGCGCCGCTGGCCTACACGCTGTTCCAGCGCACGCTGCGTCACGACCCGAACGACCAGAACTGGCCGGGCCGCGACCGGTTCGTGCTGTCGGCCGGGCACAGCAGCCTGACGCTCTACATCCAGCTGTACCTCGCCGGCTACGGCCTCGAGCTCGAGGACCTCAAGCAGCTGCGCAAGTGGGGCTCGAAGACCCCGGGTCACCCGGAGTACCGCCACACCGACGGCGTCGAGACCACCACCGGCCCGCTCGGGCAGGGCCTGGCGAACGCCGTGGGCATGGCGATGGCCGCCCGCCGCGAGCGCGGCCTGCTGGACCCGGACGCCGCTCCCGGCGAGAGCATCTTCGACCACTTCATCTACTCCATCGCCTCCGACGGCGACATCGAAGAGGGCGTCACCGCCGAGGCGTCGTCCATCGCGGGCCGCCAGGAGCTGGGCAACCTGATCGTCTTCTGGGACGACAACAAGATCTCCATCGAGGACGACACGAACATCGCCCTTTCGGAGGACACGGTCGCGCGGTACGAGGCCTACGGCTGGCACACCCAGTTCGTCGAGGGCGGCGAAGACGTCGTCGCGCTCGAAGAGGCCATCAAGAACGCGAAGGCCGAAACGGGCAAGCCGTCGTTCATCGCGGTGCGGACCGTCATCGGGTACCCCGCGCCGAAGAAGATGGGCACCGGCAAGGCGCACGGCGCCGCGCTGGGCGCCGAAGAGGTCGCCGAGGTCAAGAAGATCCTCGGCTTCGACCCGGAGCAGTCGTTCCAGGTCGAGGACGACGTCATCAAGCACACCCGCCAGGCGCTCGAGCGCGGCAAGGCCGCCCACGCCGAATGGCAGGAGAAGTTCGCGGCGTGGGGCGAGGCGAACCCGGAGCGCAAGAAGATCGCGGACCGGATGTCCACCCGCACGCTGCCCGAGGGCTTCGCCGACAACCTGCCGAAGTGGGAGCCGGACGCCAAGGGCGTCGCCACCCGCAAGGCCTCCGGTGAGGTGCTCAACGCGCTCGCCGAGCCGCTGCCGGAGCTGTGGGGCGGGTCCGCGGACCTCGCCGAGAGCAACAACACCACGATGAAGGGCGCCGACTCGTTCGGCCCGGAGAAGGCTTCCACGGACATGTGGAAGACCAGCCCGTACGGCCGGACGCTGCACTTCGGCATCCGCGAGCACGCCATGGGCTCGATCCTCAACGGGATCGCGCTGCACGGCGGCACCCGCCCGTACGGCGCGACGTTCCTCATCTTCTCCGACTACATGCGCCCGCCGGTCCGGCTGGCCGCGCTGATGAAGGCGCCGGTCACCTACGTGTGGACGCACGACTCGATCGGGCTCGGCGAGGACGGCCCGACGCACCAGCCGATCGAGCAGCTCTCCGCGCTGCGCGCGATCCCGGGCCTCAACGTCGTCCGCCCGGCGGACGCCAACGAGACCGCGTACGCGTGGAAGGCCGTGCTGGAGGACATCCACCACCCGTCCGGCCTGGCGCTCACCCGCCAGAACGTGCCGGTGCTCGAGGGCACCAGCGCCGAGGGCGTCGCCAAGGGCGGGTACGTCCTCGCGGACTCGGACGGCACCCCGGACGTGGTGCTGATCGGCACCGGCTCCGAGGTCCAGCTCGCCGTCGAGGCGAAGAAGGTCCTCGAGGCCGACGGCGTCAAGGCGCGCGTCGTCTCGATGCCGTGCGTCGAGTGGTTCGACGCGCAGGACGCGGCCTACCGCGAGTCCGTCATCCCGGCCGGTGTGAAGGCCCGCGTGTCCGTCGAGGCGGGCATCGCCCAGTCGTGGCACCGCTTCACCGGTGACGCCGGCGTGAACGTCTCGATCGAGCACTTCGGCGCCTCCGCCGATGCCGGCACCCTGTTCCGTGAGTTCGGGTTCACCACGGAAGCAGTCGTCGACGCCGCCCGCCGCTCGATCGCCAACACCAAGAACTGA